A stretch of Lathyrus oleraceus cultivar Zhongwan6 chromosome 6, CAAS_Psat_ZW6_1.0, whole genome shotgun sequence DNA encodes these proteins:
- the LOC127094580 gene encoding uncharacterized protein LOC127094580 yields the protein MAEYEACIYGLEAAIDLRIKILEVFGDSALVISQVKGDWETRDSNLIPYKEHIKKLIPYFDEISFRNISREENQLADALATLASMFKVKWKNEAPSIQIDHLDEPAHCLAIEADPDDMPWFYDIKTFLEKGQYPEGISITDNKALRRLSSKFFLNGDVLYKGIYDSVLLRCVDRHEASTIIRSIHEGCEGVHGKGPVMAKKILRAG from the coding sequence atggcagaatatgaagcatgtatctacGGTTTGGAGGCGGCAATCGACTTGAGAATCAAAATCCTTGAGGTATTCGGTGATTCGGCTCTGGTAATTAGTCAAGTGAAAGGCGACTGGGAGACTCGAGATAGCAATTTGATACCCTACAAAGAGCATATCAAAAAATTGATCCCTTACTTTGATGAGATCTCCTTTCGTAATATTTCTAGGGAAGAAAATCAGTTAGCAGACGCTCTAGCTACGTTGGCATCTATGTTCAAAGTTAAATGGAAGAATGAGGCACCATCCATCCAGATTGACCACTTAGATGAACCGGCACATTGTCTAGCAATTGAGGCCGATCCTGACGATATgccttggttctatgacataaAGACATTTCTGGAGAAAGGACAGTATCCTGAGGGTATATCCATTACCGATAACAAGGCTCTAAGAAGACTCTCTTCTAAGTTCTTCCTAAACGGTGATGTGTTGTATAAGGGGATCTATGATTCTGTattgctcagatgcgtggatagacacgaagctagTACAATCATAAGGTCCATACACGAAGGTTGCGAGGGTGTACATGGGAAAGGTCctgttatggctaagaagattcTCCGGGCTGGTTAA